A window of the Aspergillus flavus chromosome 6, complete sequence genome harbors these coding sequences:
- a CDS encoding 40S ribosomal protein eS4 produces MPRGPTKHQKRLSAPSHWLLDKMSGTYAPKASPGPHKLRDCLPLIVFIRNRLKYALNGREVKAIMMQRLIQVDGKVRTDPTFPAGFMDVIGIEKTGENFRLIYDTKGRFTVHRIQAEEAEYKLCKVKRVQLGKGGIPFLVTHDARTIRYPDPAIKVNDTVKVDVATGKITDFARFDTGVVIMVTGGRNMGRVGVVTHRERHDGGFNIVHVKDAVDNTFATRESNVFVIGQDKPWISLPKGKGVKLSIAEERDRRRAAAIAN; encoded by the exons ATGCCTCGCGGACC TACCAAGCACCAGAAGCGCCTTAGTGCGCCTTCGCACTGGCTCCTGGACAAAATGTCCGGAACCTATGCTCCCAAGGCCTCCCCCGGTCCTCACAAGCTCCGCGACTGCCTTCCCCTCATCGTTTTCATCCGTAACCGTCTCAAGTACGCCCTGAACGGTCGTGAGGTTAAGGCCATCATGATGCAGCGTCTCATCCAGGTCGACGGCAAGGTCCGCACTGACCCTACCTTCCCCGCTGGTTTCATGGACGTCATCGGCATCGAGAAGACCGGCGAGAACTTCCGTCTCATCTACGACACCAAGGGCCGTTTCACCGTCCACCGTATCCAGGCTGAGGAGGCCGAATACAAGCTGTGCAAGGTCAAGCGTGTTCAGCTCGGCAAGGGCGGGATCCCATTCTTGGTTACGCACGATGCGAGAAC CATCCGCTACCCCGACCCTGCCATCAAGGTCAACGACACCGTGAAGGTTGACGTTGCCACTGGCAAGATCACTGACTTCGCCCGCTTCGACACTGGTGTTGTCATCATGGTTACCGGTGGTCGTAACATGGGTCGTGTTGGTGTTGTCACTCACCGTGAGCGCCACGACGGAGGTTTCAACATTGTCCACGTCAAGGACGCTGTTGACAACACCTTCGCCACCCGTGAGTCCAACGTTTTCGTCATTGGCCAGGACAAGCCCTGGATCTCCCTCCCCAAGGGCAAGGGTGTCAAG CTCTCCATCGCTGAGGAGCGTGACCGCCGCCGTGCTGCCGCCATTGCCAACTAA
- a CDS encoding aspartate-semialdehyde dehydrogenase (unnamed protein product), producing MASSPKKKCGVLGATGSVGQRFILLLADHPFLELHAVGASERSAGKAYKDAVRWKQTTAMSEKLSNLVLRDCKASQFTDCDLVFSGLNSDIAGEVEMEFIKAEIPVFSNAKNYRKHPLVPLVVPTVNPHHFDLIPHQRKEFGLKKGFLVCNSNCAVIGIVIPFAALQAKFGPVEEVEVFTEQALSGAGYPGVPSMDILDNVIPFISGEEDKLENEAQKILGSVNADATAFEEQAGLRVGATCTRVHVSDGHMAFVSLRFKNRPAPSAEQVVQALREYQSEAQKLGAPSAPKEAIRVFDEADRPQPRLDRDICGGYTVSVGRVREGAQGGYFDLRFAALSHNTVIGAAGSSIINAEIAVLKGYI from the exons ATGGCATCATCTCCTAAGAAGAAGTGCG GTGTCCTCGGTGCCACAGGCTCTGTGGGCCAGAGGTTTATCCTTTTGCTCGCCGATCACCCTTTTCTAGAGCTTCATGCCGTCGGTGCATCGGAGCGCTCAGCCGGAAAGGCCTACAAGGACGCCGTAAGATGGAAGCAGACTACGGCTATGTCTGAGAAGCTCAGCAACCTTGTTCTCCGGGATTGCAAAGCCTCTCAATTCACCGACTGTGATCTTGTGTTCTCCGGTCTGAACAGCGATATCGCGGGCGAAGTTG AAATGGAGTTCATCAAGGCCGAAATCCCTGTATTTTCGAACGCAAAGAACTACCGCAAGCATCCCTTGGTTCCCCTCGTTGTGCCAACAGTCAACCCTCATCACTTTGATTTGATCCCTcaccaaaggaaagaattcGGCTTGAAGAAGGGGTTCCTTGTGTGCAACTCCAACTGCGCAGTCATTGGTATCGTCATCCCCTTCGCAGCTCTCCAGGCCAAGTTTGGCCCTGTTGAAGAGGTCGAAGTCTTTACCGAGCAGGCCTTGTCGGGTGCTGGCTACCCCGGTGTACCCAGCATGGACATCCTGGATAACGTCATCCCTTTCATTAGCGGTGAAGAAGATAAGCTCGAGAATGAGGCCCAGAAGATCTTGGGTTCTGTGAATGCAGATGCTACCGCCTTCGAGGAGCAGGCTGGTCTTCGAGTTGGAGCCACTTGCACTCGGGTTCACGTTAGCGACGGTCATATGGCATTTGTTTCGCTGAGATTTAAGAACCGCCCAGCACCGAGCGCCGAACAGGTCGTGCAGGCACTGAGAGAGTACCAGTCCGAAGCGCAGAAGTTGGGggctccttctgctcctAAGGAGGCGATTAGGGTATTCGATGAGGCGGACAGGCCGCAACCAAGACTCGACAGAGATATCTGCGGCGGATACACTGTTAGCGTGGGCCGGGTGCGTGAAGGCGCCCAGGGAGGCTACTTTGACCTCCGCTTTGCTGCTCTTTCACACAACACGGTCATTGGAGCCGCTGGATCCTCGATCATCAATGCTGAGATTGCAGTTCTGAAGGGATACATCTAA